The following proteins come from a genomic window of Burkholderia stabilis:
- a CDS encoding ABC transporter permease, producing MTTDASFAGTRRQPDRPRLRPRAGSLWLIAALAIAAAVAAPLAVLVAAAFDADLAHWRHLAEFVLPQALVNTLLLLAGVGAIVSIVGTGCAWLVTAYDFPGRRMLTWALLLPLAVPTYIVAFAYLDLLHPIGPVQGAIRWLLGFDSPRQFRLPDLRSLPGAIFVLGFVLYPYVYLSTRAMFVTQSASLLEAARTLGAGRIATFRRVVLPLARPAIAVGVSLALLETLNDIGASEFLGVQTLTVSVYTTWITRSDLAGAAQIALAMLAIVVGMIALERYGRRRQRYAHGRRMRPIAPRRLTGTAALGAAVLGWLPVLLGFGAPAAYLAVETGKRLHLVGGVSAQLMTGLANTLTIATAATAATLACGLVVAWAARAQRDSARAGPARGFARIASLGYAVPGTVLAIGLLIPFAAADRLFGAALGRDGLLLMGSSAALVIAYTVRFLAIPAGSIEAGLARIPPSLEQAARSLGETAGGTLRRVHLPLLRPALTTSALLVFVDAMKELPATLLLRPLNFDTLATWLYAEAARGTYEEGAVAALAIVLAGLVPVILLARTRHKIGN from the coding sequence TTGACAACTGACGCATCGTTCGCCGGCACACGCCGGCAGCCCGACCGGCCGCGGCTGCGGCCGCGCGCAGGCAGCCTGTGGCTGATCGCGGCGCTGGCGATCGCCGCAGCGGTCGCGGCGCCGCTCGCGGTGCTCGTGGCCGCCGCGTTCGACGCCGATCTCGCGCACTGGCGTCATCTCGCCGAATTCGTGCTGCCGCAAGCGCTCGTCAATACGCTGCTGCTGCTCGCGGGCGTCGGCGCGATCGTGTCGATCGTCGGCACCGGCTGCGCGTGGCTCGTCACCGCGTACGACTTTCCCGGCCGCCGGATGCTGACGTGGGCGCTGCTGCTGCCGCTCGCGGTCCCCACCTACATCGTCGCGTTCGCGTATCTCGACCTGCTGCACCCGATCGGCCCCGTTCAGGGCGCGATCCGCTGGCTGCTCGGTTTCGACAGCCCGCGCCAGTTCCGCCTGCCCGACCTGCGCTCGCTGCCCGGCGCGATCTTCGTGCTCGGTTTTGTGCTGTATCCATATGTGTACCTGAGCACGCGCGCGATGTTCGTCACGCAGTCCGCGAGCCTGCTCGAAGCCGCGCGCACGCTCGGCGCAGGACGCATCGCGACGTTCCGGCGCGTCGTCCTGCCGCTCGCGCGGCCCGCGATCGCAGTCGGCGTGAGCCTCGCGCTGCTGGAAACGTTGAACGACATCGGCGCGTCCGAATTCCTCGGCGTGCAAACGCTGACCGTCTCCGTCTATACGACGTGGATCACGCGCTCCGATCTCGCCGGCGCCGCGCAGATCGCGCTCGCGATGCTGGCGATCGTCGTCGGCATGATCGCGCTCGAACGTTACGGGCGCCGCCGCCAGCGCTACGCGCACGGCCGGCGTATGCGGCCGATCGCGCCGCGCCGCCTGACGGGCACGGCGGCATTGGGCGCCGCCGTGCTCGGCTGGCTGCCCGTGCTGCTCGGCTTCGGCGCGCCGGCCGCGTATCTCGCGGTCGAAACGGGCAAGCGGCTGCATCTCGTCGGCGGCGTGTCCGCCCAGCTGATGACGGGGCTCGCGAACACGCTGACGATCGCCACCGCCGCCACCGCCGCGACGCTCGCGTGCGGGCTCGTCGTCGCATGGGCCGCGCGCGCGCAACGCGACAGCGCACGGGCGGGCCCCGCCCGCGGGTTCGCACGGATCGCGAGCCTCGGCTATGCGGTGCCGGGCACCGTGCTCGCGATCGGCTTGCTGATCCCGTTCGCGGCGGCCGACCGGCTGTTCGGCGCGGCGCTCGGCCGCGACGGATTGCTGCTGATGGGTTCGTCGGCGGCGCTCGTGATCGCCTATACCGTGCGCTTTCTCGCGATCCCGGCCGGCAGCATCGAGGCCGGCCTCGCGCGCATTCCGCCGTCGCTCGAACAGGCGGCGCGCTCGCTCGGCGAGACGGCCGGCGGCACGCTGCGCCGCGTGCATCTGCCGCTGCTGCGGCCCGCGCTCACGACGAGCGCGCTGCTGGTGTTCGTCGACGCGATGAAGGAATTGCCGGCGACGCTGCTGCTGCGCCCGCTGAACTTCGACACGCTCGCGACCTGGCTGTATGCGGAAGCTGCGCGCGGCACCTACGAGGAAGGCGCGGTCGCCGCGCTCGCGATCGTGCTGGCCGGGCTCGTGCCCGTGATCCTGCTCGCCCGCACCCGCCACAAGATCGGAAACTGA
- a CDS encoding amino acid permease: MKNLQRHLSARHIRFLALGSAIGTGLFYGSATAIQLAGPAVILAYILGGAAVYMVMRALGEMAVREPVAGSFGHYATENLGPFAGFVTGWTYTLEMVIVAIADITAFGIYMGFWFPDVPQWIWVLGVVAIICGLNLCHVKVFGELEFWLSIIKVGAIVAMIGGGVAILLTGMHFGHSADVPTFANLWNHGGFLPNGVGGLIASLSVVIFAYGGIEVIGMSAGEAKDPERVIPRAINAVPARILLFYVLTMVVLMSISPWTGVGSDGSPFVQIFSALGVKSAATILNLVVISAAISAINSDIFGAGRMMFGMARQGQAPRVLMTTSRHGVPWVTVLVMAGALLFGVLLNYLMPKDVFLMVAAIATFATVWVWLMILLSQVAMRRRLSSTEIAALKFKVPLWPVAPALTIAFMGFVIVMLGWFEDTRVALYVGAAWLALLAIVFYARIRPKFAPASR; encoded by the coding sequence ATGAAAAACTTGCAGCGCCACCTGAGCGCGCGGCACATCCGCTTTCTCGCGCTGGGTTCGGCGATCGGCACGGGCCTGTTCTACGGTTCGGCGACCGCGATCCAGCTCGCGGGCCCGGCCGTGATCCTCGCGTACATCCTCGGCGGCGCGGCCGTCTACATGGTGATGCGCGCGCTCGGCGAGATGGCCGTGCGCGAACCCGTCGCCGGGTCGTTCGGCCACTACGCTACCGAGAACCTCGGCCCGTTCGCGGGATTCGTCACGGGCTGGACCTACACGCTCGAAATGGTGATCGTCGCGATTGCCGACATCACCGCATTCGGCATCTACATGGGTTTCTGGTTTCCGGATGTCCCGCAATGGATCTGGGTGCTCGGTGTCGTGGCGATCATCTGCGGGCTGAACCTGTGCCACGTGAAGGTGTTCGGCGAGCTCGAGTTCTGGCTGTCGATCATCAAGGTCGGCGCGATCGTCGCGATGATCGGCGGTGGCGTCGCGATCCTGCTGACCGGCATGCACTTCGGCCATTCGGCCGACGTGCCGACGTTCGCGAACCTGTGGAACCATGGCGGTTTCCTGCCGAACGGCGTCGGCGGGCTGATCGCGTCGCTGTCGGTCGTGATTTTCGCGTACGGCGGAATCGAGGTGATCGGGATGAGCGCCGGCGAGGCGAAGGACCCGGAGCGCGTGATTCCGCGCGCGATCAACGCGGTGCCCGCGCGCATCCTGCTGTTCTACGTGTTGACGATGGTCGTGCTGATGTCGATCAGCCCGTGGACGGGCGTCGGCAGCGACGGCAGCCCGTTCGTGCAGATCTTCTCGGCGCTCGGCGTGAAGTCGGCCGCGACGATCCTCAACCTGGTCGTGATCAGCGCGGCGATCTCGGCGATCAACAGCGACATCTTCGGCGCAGGCCGGATGATGTTCGGGATGGCGCGGCAGGGGCAGGCGCCGCGCGTGCTGATGACGACGTCGCGACACGGCGTGCCGTGGGTCACCGTGCTCGTGATGGCGGGCGCGCTGCTCTTCGGCGTGCTGCTCAACTACCTGATGCCGAAGGACGTGTTCCTGATGGTCGCGGCAATCGCCACGTTCGCGACGGTGTGGGTGTGGCTGATGATCCTGCTGTCGCAGGTCGCGATGCGTCGCCGGCTGTCGAGCACCGAAATCGCGGCGCTGAAGTTCAAGGTGCCGCTGTGGCCCGTCGCGCCGGCGCTGACGATCGCGTTCATGGGCTTCGTGATCGTGATGCTCGGCTGGTTCGAGGACACGCGTGTCGCGCTGTATGTCGGTGCAGCGTGGCTCGCGCTGCTCGCGATCGTGTTCTACGCGCGGATTCGCCCGAAATTCGCACCTGCGTCACGTTGA
- a CDS encoding FUSC family protein has protein sequence MRYSVEIRKFFYSQYFFGGLRIAVGVSLPAVLCLIVFNNRELGFTISTGALGACVVDMPGPLKYKHNEMLACSVIGFLAALATGLATPNIFALWLTIVPLTFVLSLIVVYGNRWPQISFATLFMMVMTLEEKFTPLQAFINAGWILAGGLWYTYWATLVSRWQARRIEQQALAESLFACADYLLARAQFYDLDADLDECYRNLVAKQITAVETQETARDIVLRNLPKLRRGKLDPGRTTMYNLFINSVDLHELFVGAHTDYPLVRNTFGGSDLIIFYRDLIRKAATDLEEIGLAVLENRAPHSHVSVKAELRAIEYEIELMRKKNFAATNAEAYAAVLATFRRIWSATRLIDRMRRNLSGHADPQQTELKIDKALTRFLQRRRMSPLLIFSNLNMRSPSFRHALRVTIAVAVGFWLGRLLPLTNAYWIVMTTIIILKPGYSLTKQRNAQRIIGTLIGCAASIALIYTVKEPHLLIAIMFGSMVMSYSLLLFNYAASVVFTSSYVLLMFHLLAPGSMRIIGERAIDTVVGCMIAIAASRLFPYWEYRLMGKQVADMLTATRKYFEAVWRAGRGASPPPVPTADGAAVVPVIAAAVETPTTSLDDDYRYRLARKDVHIAFANLGQAFQRMMIEPKAHQRFVPELNDLLVQTHVLGAQITAAAPLIRNACSADSSIEHDDALHRGLTAVLDNLEKAEAGEPPPADQLEASKQITRDLDAMVVSAEKSDAVGAELTHDLKVLAHQCKQMLASSLLIRKDASVIRLPA, from the coding sequence ATGCGCTATTCGGTCGAAATCAGAAAGTTTTTCTACAGCCAGTACTTTTTCGGCGGCCTGCGGATCGCGGTCGGCGTCTCGCTGCCGGCCGTGCTGTGCCTGATCGTGTTCAACAACCGGGAGCTCGGCTTCACGATCTCGACGGGCGCGCTCGGCGCATGCGTCGTCGACATGCCCGGCCCGCTCAAGTACAAGCACAACGAAATGCTTGCGTGCAGCGTGATCGGTTTCCTCGCCGCGCTCGCCACCGGCCTCGCGACACCGAATATCTTCGCGCTGTGGCTCACGATCGTGCCGCTCACGTTCGTGCTGTCGCTGATCGTCGTCTACGGCAACCGCTGGCCGCAGATCAGCTTCGCGACGCTGTTCATGATGGTGATGACGCTCGAGGAGAAATTCACGCCGCTGCAGGCGTTCATCAACGCCGGCTGGATCCTCGCGGGCGGCCTTTGGTATACGTACTGGGCCACGCTCGTGTCGCGATGGCAGGCGCGCCGGATCGAGCAGCAGGCGCTGGCCGAGAGCCTGTTCGCGTGCGCCGACTACCTGCTCGCACGCGCGCAGTTCTACGATCTCGACGCCGATCTCGACGAGTGCTACCGCAATCTCGTCGCGAAGCAGATCACCGCGGTCGAGACGCAGGAAACCGCGCGCGACATCGTGCTGCGCAACCTGCCGAAGCTGCGCCGCGGCAAGCTCGATCCCGGCCGCACGACGATGTACAACCTGTTCATCAACAGCGTCGACCTGCACGAGCTGTTCGTCGGCGCACACACCGATTACCCGCTGGTGCGCAACACGTTCGGCGGCTCGGATCTCATCATTTTCTACCGTGACCTGATCCGCAAGGCGGCCACCGATCTCGAAGAGATCGGCCTCGCCGTGCTCGAGAACCGCGCGCCGCATTCGCACGTGAGCGTGAAGGCCGAACTGCGCGCGATCGAGTACGAGATCGAGCTGATGCGCAAGAAGAATTTCGCGGCCACCAACGCGGAAGCGTACGCGGCCGTGCTCGCGACGTTCCGGCGCATCTGGAGCGCGACGCGCCTGATCGACCGGATGCGCCGCAACCTGTCGGGCCACGCCGATCCGCAGCAAACCGAACTGAAGATCGACAAGGCGCTCACGCGCTTCCTGCAGCGCCGCCGGATGTCGCCGCTGCTGATCTTCTCGAACCTGAACATGCGCTCGCCGAGCTTTCGCCACGCGCTGCGCGTGACGATCGCGGTGGCGGTCGGCTTCTGGCTCGGTCGGCTGCTGCCGCTCACGAACGCGTACTGGATCGTGATGACCACCATCATCATCCTGAAGCCCGGCTACTCGCTCACCAAGCAGCGCAACGCACAGCGGATCATCGGCACGCTGATCGGCTGCGCGGCGAGCATCGCGCTGATCTACACGGTGAAGGAGCCGCACCTGCTGATCGCAATCATGTTCGGGTCGATGGTGATGAGCTACAGCCTGCTGCTGTTCAACTACGCGGCGAGCGTCGTGTTCACGTCGTCGTACGTGCTGCTGATGTTCCACCTGCTCGCACCGGGCAGCATGCGGATCATCGGCGAGCGTGCAATCGACACCGTGGTCGGCTGCATGATCGCGATCGCCGCCAGCCGGCTGTTCCCGTACTGGGAATACCGGCTGATGGGCAAGCAGGTCGCCGACATGCTCACCGCGACCCGCAAGTATTTCGAGGCCGTATGGCGCGCCGGGCGCGGCGCATCGCCGCCGCCCGTGCCCACCGCCGACGGCGCGGCCGTGGTGCCGGTGATCGCCGCGGCGGTCGAGACGCCGACCACGAGCCTCGACGACGACTACCGCTACCGCCTCGCGCGCAAGGACGTGCACATCGCGTTCGCGAACCTCGGGCAGGCATTCCAGCGGATGATGATCGAGCCGAAGGCGCACCAGCGTTTCGTGCCGGAGCTGAACGACCTGCTCGTGCAGACGCACGTGCTCGGCGCGCAGATCACGGCCGCCGCGCCGCTGATCCGCAATGCGTGCTCGGCCGACAGCAGCATCGAGCACGACGATGCACTGCATCGCGGCCTCACGGCCGTGCTCGACAATCTCGAGAAGGCCGAGGCCGGCGAGCCACCGCCCGCCGATCAGCTCGAGGCATCGAAACAGATCACGCGCGATCTCGACGCGATGGTCGTGTCGGCGGAAAAATCCGACGCAGTGGGCGCCGAGCTCACGCACGACCTGAAGGTGCTCGCGCACCAGTGCAAGCAGATGCTCGCGTCGTCGCTGCTGATCCGCAAGGACGCGAGCGTGATCCGCCTGCCCGCCTGA
- a CDS encoding Fe(3+) ABC transporter substrate-binding protein: MSNPRTRLLPLAGALALAAAAFAPLAQAAEEVSLYTTREPKLIQPLIDAFTKQSGVKVNTVFVKDGLLERVKAEGAQSPADVLMTVDVGNLLDLVDGGLTQPVRSKALDDAIPANLRGANGDWYALSLRDRVLYVEKDLKVDAFRYEDLADPKWKGKVCIRSGQHPYNTALVAAMIAHDGEAATEKWLRGVKANLARKATGGDRDVARDILGGICDVGLANAYYVGHMKNAEPGSDARKWGDAIKVVRPTFANAKSGGTHVNISGATVAKHAPHKANAVKLLEYLVSPEAQALYAQANYEYPVRANVKLDPVIASFGTLKIDPLPLADIAKHRKQASQLVDKVGFDN; encoded by the coding sequence ATGTCGAATCCGCGCACTCGCCTGCTGCCGCTTGCCGGCGCCCTCGCCCTTGCCGCGGCCGCCTTCGCACCGCTTGCCCAGGCGGCCGAAGAAGTGAGCCTGTACACCACCCGCGAACCGAAGCTGATCCAGCCGCTCATCGACGCGTTCACGAAGCAGAGCGGCGTCAAGGTCAACACCGTGTTCGTGAAGGACGGCCTGCTCGAGCGCGTGAAGGCGGAAGGCGCACAATCGCCGGCCGACGTGCTGATGACGGTCGACGTCGGCAACCTGCTCGACCTCGTCGACGGCGGGCTCACGCAGCCGGTGCGCTCGAAGGCGCTCGACGACGCGATTCCCGCGAACCTGCGCGGCGCGAACGGCGACTGGTACGCGCTGTCGCTGCGCGACCGCGTGCTGTACGTCGAAAAGGACCTGAAGGTCGATGCGTTCCGCTACGAGGATCTCGCCGATCCGAAGTGGAAAGGCAAGGTCTGCATCCGCTCGGGCCAGCATCCGTACAACACGGCGCTCGTCGCGGCGATGATCGCGCACGACGGCGAAGCGGCGACCGAGAAGTGGCTGCGCGGCGTGAAGGCGAACCTGGCGCGCAAGGCGACCGGCGGCGACCGCGACGTCGCGCGCGACATCCTCGGCGGCATCTGCGACGTCGGCCTCGCGAACGCGTACTACGTCGGTCACATGAAGAATGCCGAGCCGGGCAGCGATGCGCGCAAGTGGGGCGACGCGATCAAGGTCGTGCGGCCGACGTTCGCGAACGCGAAGAGCGGCGGCACGCACGTCAACATCAGCGGCGCGACGGTCGCGAAGCACGCGCCGCACAAGGCCAACGCGGTGAAGCTGCTCGAATACCTCGTGTCGCCGGAAGCGCAGGCGCTGTATGCGCAGGCGAACTACGAATACCCGGTGCGCGCGAACGTGAAGCTCGACCCGGTGATCGCAAGCTTCGGCACGCTGAAAATCGACCCGCTGCCGCTGGCGGACATCGCGAAGCATCGCAAGCAGGCGAGCCAGCTCGTCGACAAGGTCGGTTTTGACAACTGA
- the recC gene encoding exodeoxyribonuclease V subunit gamma, producing the protein MLHLFYSNRHETLADALLEDLAAFPARNAPWAPQQVIVPSAALRRRLELDIAARNGVCANVEFTYLAQWLWAQIGRVLTVPARSPFAPDRLVWRCYRLFAQAADGAPWLASPRLAAYLSASDDAMRYELAHRVAAVLDHYLTYRPGWLAAWQAGESVLAGDAAPRGISDAARDDERWQAALWRALLAELSDSGTPPAHRFLVEARHLDDEAAARADWPESVSIFALPTMPPLHIALLRELSRWIDVRVYALNPCREFWFDIVTAAHAEALDAAGRLDYQEVGHPLLAEWGRQTQAQLHMLHELTESAASGDASRFVENPAPTWLARVQNAILELQPEADVGGAPAERGIEVHVCHSLARQLEVLHDRLLAWFDADASLQPSDVLVAVADLAAAGPLIDAVFGTAGAGGARVPYRITGLPPSQANPVARVLLDWLALPDRQVGAPELVEWLRVDAVAARYGIDAAALETVQTWLAAAGARRGLSPRASDDAAVPSPRHTFSDALARLFLGYAMPEGAAPVGAWLPIEAATGSEAELLGRLARFTDDLDGFAQRLAESHTPRGWSELFADTLARFFDSGAAFADALAGVRDALDAMLAAMTEGAPDEALPAAVVRAGLAAALDDPARGGVPWGGVTFSSLTSLRGLPYRVVCLLGMDDGVLPSLARADEFDLMAVLPKLGDRQRRDDERNLFLDLLLAARDRLMIAYTGRSIRDNAPLPPAALVDELLDHLALVTAGPDAAPDAVDAARRAFIVEHPLQPFAAAYFQPGSELVSYDAERATLASLLAAEASRDGARELRFFAQPLPAEPVEPVAFSEFERFWRHPARAVLRARLGIVLADAQAELLDTEPFALDFAGSDALAERVLPLLIESGDAAVHDHALRIADASPELPGGATGAVWRDQALGSMTQLASNVRRALADGMERRPFSLVVAPAWPDTEQALFGADDAMLSADAVSTPLELHGTLNRLTPAGQIIYRYARASARDYLSAWLAHLVYCAVEPGGPRRTLWFGSGGAFELTPVAAPLERLAPLAALFRAGRRMPLRFFPRSAWARVSDGEAKAASVWINERVVSEADDPAIAIAWRGAHASLDEPFGTLAKLVFEPLVEHLKEVA; encoded by the coding sequence ATGCTCCATCTCTTCTATTCGAACCGTCACGAGACGCTGGCCGACGCGCTGCTCGAGGATCTGGCCGCGTTCCCGGCCCGCAACGCCCCGTGGGCGCCGCAACAGGTCATCGTGCCGAGCGCCGCGCTGCGCCGGCGTCTCGAGCTCGACATCGCCGCGCGCAACGGCGTGTGCGCGAACGTCGAGTTCACGTATCTCGCGCAGTGGCTGTGGGCGCAGATCGGCCGCGTGCTGACGGTGCCCGCGCGTTCGCCGTTCGCGCCCGACCGCCTCGTGTGGCGCTGCTACCGGCTGTTCGCGCAGGCGGCCGACGGCGCGCCGTGGCTCGCGTCGCCGCGGCTTGCCGCATATCTGTCCGCGTCCGACGATGCGATGCGCTACGAGCTCGCGCACCGCGTCGCGGCCGTGCTCGATCATTACCTGACCTATCGCCCCGGATGGCTGGCCGCGTGGCAGGCCGGCGAATCCGTGCTCGCGGGCGACGCCGCGCCGCGCGGGATCAGCGACGCCGCACGCGACGACGAGCGCTGGCAGGCCGCGCTGTGGCGCGCGCTGCTCGCCGAGCTGAGCGACAGCGGCACGCCGCCCGCGCATCGTTTTCTCGTCGAGGCGCGCCATCTCGATGATGAGGCGGCCGCGCGCGCGGACTGGCCGGAATCGGTCAGCATATTCGCGCTGCCGACGATGCCGCCGCTGCACATCGCGCTGCTGCGCGAACTGTCGCGCTGGATCGACGTGCGTGTCTATGCGCTGAACCCGTGCCGCGAATTCTGGTTCGACATCGTGACGGCCGCGCACGCCGAGGCGCTCGATGCGGCCGGCCGGCTCGATTACCAGGAAGTCGGCCATCCGCTGCTCGCCGAATGGGGCCGGCAGACGCAGGCGCAACTGCACATGCTGCACGAGCTGACCGAAAGCGCTGCGTCGGGCGACGCGTCGCGTTTCGTCGAGAATCCCGCGCCGACGTGGCTCGCGCGCGTACAGAACGCGATCCTCGAACTGCAGCCGGAGGCCGATGTCGGCGGCGCGCCGGCCGAGCGCGGGATCGAAGTGCACGTGTGCCATAGCCTCGCGCGCCAGCTCGAAGTGCTGCACGACCGGCTGCTCGCGTGGTTCGACGCCGATGCGAGCCTGCAGCCGTCCGACGTGCTCGTCGCGGTGGCCGATCTCGCGGCGGCGGGGCCGCTGATCGACGCGGTGTTCGGCACGGCCGGCGCCGGCGGCGCACGCGTGCCTTACCGGATCACGGGCCTGCCGCCGTCGCAGGCGAACCCGGTCGCACGCGTGCTGCTCGACTGGCTCGCGTTGCCGGACCGGCAGGTCGGCGCGCCGGAGCTGGTCGAATGGCTGCGCGTCGACGCGGTGGCCGCGCGCTACGGCATCGATGCGGCCGCGCTCGAAACGGTGCAGACGTGGCTCGCGGCCGCCGGCGCGCGGCGCGGGCTGTCGCCGCGCGCGAGCGACGACGCGGCCGTGCCTTCGCCGCGTCATACGTTCTCCGATGCGCTTGCGCGGCTCTTTCTCGGTTATGCGATGCCGGAAGGCGCGGCGCCGGTCGGCGCATGGCTGCCGATCGAGGCGGCCACTGGCAGCGAGGCCGAGTTGCTCGGCCGGCTCGCGCGCTTCACCGACGATCTCGACGGCTTTGCGCAGCGGCTGGCCGAATCGCATACGCCGCGCGGCTGGAGCGAGCTGTTCGCCGACACGCTCGCGCGTTTCTTCGACTCGGGTGCCGCGTTCGCGGACGCGCTCGCGGGCGTGCGCGACGCGCTCGACGCGATGCTGGCCGCGATGACGGAAGGGGCGCCCGACGAAGCGCTGCCGGCGGCCGTCGTCCGCGCGGGGCTCGCCGCGGCGCTCGACGATCCGGCGCGCGGCGGGGTGCCGTGGGGTGGCGTGACGTTCTCGTCGCTGACGAGCCTGCGCGGCCTGCCGTACCGCGTCGTCTGCCTGCTCGGGATGGACGACGGCGTGCTGCCGAGCCTCGCGCGCGCAGACGAATTCGATTTGATGGCCGTGTTGCCGAAGCTCGGCGACCGGCAGCGCCGCGACGACGAGCGCAACCTGTTCCTCGACCTGCTGCTCGCTGCCCGCGATCGGCTGATGATCGCCTACACGGGCCGCAGCATTCGCGACAACGCGCCGTTGCCGCCCGCGGCGCTCGTCGACGAACTGCTCGATCATCTCGCGCTCGTCACGGCCGGGCCCGACGCCGCACCGGATGCGGTCGACGCCGCGCGACGCGCGTTCATCGTCGAGCATCCGCTGCAACCGTTCGCGGCCGCCTATTTCCAGCCGGGCAGCGAACTCGTTTCGTATGACGCCGAGCGTGCGACGCTCGCGTCACTGCTGGCCGCCGAGGCATCGCGCGACGGGGCGCGCGAGCTGCGGTTCTTCGCGCAGCCGTTGCCGGCCGAACCGGTCGAGCCCGTCGCGTTCAGCGAATTCGAGCGCTTCTGGCGGCATCCGGCGCGTGCGGTGCTGCGCGCGCGGCTCGGCATCGTGCTGGCCGACGCGCAGGCCGAACTGCTCGACACGGAGCCGTTCGCGCTCGACTTCGCCGGCAGCGACGCACTTGCCGAGCGCGTGCTGCCGCTCCTGATCGAATCGGGCGACGCAGCCGTGCACGATCATGCGCTGCGCATTGCCGATGCGAGCCCCGAACTGCCGGGCGGTGCGACGGGTGCCGTGTGGCGCGACCAGGCGCTCGGCTCGATGACGCAGCTTGCGTCGAACGTGCGCCGTGCGCTGGCCGACGGCATGGAGCGGCGGCCGTTCTCGCTTGTTGTCGCGCCGGCGTGGCCGGACACCGAACAGGCGCTGTTCGGCGCCGACGACGCGATGCTGTCAGCCGACGCGGTGAGCACGCCGCTCGAATTGCACGGCACGCTGAACCGGCTGACGCCGGCCGGGCAGATCATCTACCGTTATGCGCGGGCGAGCGCGCGCGATTACCTGTCCGCGTGGCTCGCGCATCTCGTCTACTGCGCGGTCGAGCCCGGCGGCCCGCGCCGCACGCTGTGGTTCGGCAGCGGCGGCGCGTTCGAGCTGACGCCCGTCGCGGCGCCGCTCGAACGGCTCGCGCCGCTGGCCGCGCTGTTTCGCGCGGGGCGGCGCATGCCGCTGCGGTTTTTCCCGCGCAGCGCGTGGGCGAGGGTGTCCGACGGCGAAGCCAAGGCCGCGAGCGTCTGGATCAACGAGCGCGTCGTGAGCGAAGCCGACGATCCGGCCATCGCGATCGCGTGGCGCGGCGCGCATGCGTCGCTCGACGAGCCGTTCGGCACGCTCGCGAAGCTCGTGTTCGAGCCGCTCGTCGAACATCTGAAGGAGGTTGCATGA
- a CDS encoding Lrp/AsnC family transcriptional regulator — MDAIDRKLLELLQADATLPIAELAQRVNLSQTPCWKRVQRLKETGAIRAQVALCDPRKLGVGTTVFVAIRTNQHTEEWAQRFTQAVRDMPEVVEVYRMSGETDYLLRVVVAGIDDYDRVYKQLIRAVPLFDVSSSFAMEQIKYSTALPVRDLAEPA; from the coding sequence ATGGACGCCATCGATCGCAAGCTGCTGGAGTTGTTGCAGGCGGATGCCACGCTGCCGATCGCGGAGCTGGCGCAGCGCGTGAACCTGTCGCAGACGCCGTGCTGGAAGCGCGTGCAGCGGCTCAAGGAGACCGGTGCGATTCGCGCTCAGGTCGCGCTGTGCGATCCGCGCAAGCTCGGGGTCGGCACGACCGTGTTCGTCGCGATCCGCACGAACCAGCACACCGAAGAGTGGGCGCAGCGTTTCACGCAGGCCGTGCGCGACATGCCGGAAGTGGTCGAGGTTTACCGGATGAGCGGCGAGACCGATTACCTGCTGCGCGTCGTGGTGGCCGGCATTGACGATTACGACCGCGTCTACAAGCAGCTGATTCGCGCGGTGCCGCTGTTCGACGTCAGCTCGTCGTTCGCGATGGAGCAGATCAAGTATTCGACTGCGCTGCCCGTGCGCGATCTTGCCGAGCCGGCCTGA
- a CDS encoding ABC transporter ATP-binding protein: MNLLELDDLCLAYDTPHGRRTVVDGLSLALPRGDIGCLLGASGCGKTTVLRAIAGFEPVRMGRIMLDGTPVAAPSLDVPPERRRIGMMFQDYALFPHLSAADNVAFGLRRMPKAERRMRVAKMLELVGLADSAGAYPHELSGGQQQRVALARALAPSPELLLLDEPFSNLDVDTRERLAFELRDILKRTGHTAILVTHNQAEAFAIADRIGVMKDGQLAQWDTPYALHHHPASPFVADFVRRDALADERARALARGR, from the coding sequence GTGAACCTGCTCGAACTCGATGATCTCTGTCTCGCCTACGACACGCCGCACGGCCGCCGCACGGTGGTCGACGGGCTGAGCCTCGCGCTGCCGCGCGGCGACATCGGCTGCCTGCTCGGCGCGTCGGGCTGCGGAAAGACCACCGTGCTGCGCGCGATCGCCGGCTTCGAGCCCGTGCGCATGGGACGCATCATGCTGGACGGCACGCCCGTCGCGGCGCCGTCGCTCGACGTGCCGCCCGAGCGGCGGCGCATCGGCATGATGTTCCAGGACTATGCGCTGTTCCCGCACCTGAGCGCGGCCGACAACGTCGCTTTCGGCCTGCGGCGGATGCCGAAGGCCGAACGGCGGATGCGTGTCGCGAAAATGCTCGAACTCGTCGGCCTCGCCGATTCCGCCGGCGCGTATCCGCACGAACTGTCCGGCGGCCAGCAGCAGCGCGTCGCGCTCGCGCGCGCACTCGCGCCGTCGCCGGAACTGCTGCTGCTCGACGAGCCTTTCTCGAATCTCGACGTCGACACGCGCGAGCGGCTCGCGTTCGAACTGCGCGACATCCTGAAACGCACCGGTCACACCGCGATCCTCGTCACGCACAACCAGGCCGAAGCGTTCGCGATCGCCGACCGGATCGGCGTGATGAAGGACGGCCAGCTCGCGCAATGGGATACCCCGTATGCGCTGCACCACCATCCGGCCAGCCCGTTCGTCGCGGATTTCGTGCGCCGCGACGCGCTGGCCGACGAACGCGCGCGCGCACTGGCGCGCGGCCGCTGA